The genome window TTCGTAAAGGCGACCAGGTTGTGGTCATCGCCGGCCGCGACCGCGGCACCAAGGGCACGGTTCTCGCCCGCGTTGACGACCGCCACGTTCTCGTGGAAGGCGTCAATGTCGTGAAGAAGGCCGTCCGCCCGAATCCGACCCTCGGCATCGAGGGCGGCATCGTCGACAAGACCCTCCCGATCGATCAGTCCAACGTTATGCTGGTCAATCCGGAAACGGGCAAGGGCGAACGCATCGGCTTCAAGGAAGTTGATGGCAAGAAGGTTCGCGTGTTCAAGTCCAATGGCGCCGTCGTCGGTGCCAAGGCCGAATGAGGGTACCCATGTCGCGTTTCAGCTCCCTTTATCACGACACCATTGTCCCCGAACTCATGAAGAAGTTCGGCTACAAGACTGTCATGCAGGTTCCGCGCATCACCAAGATCACGCTCAACATGGGCGTTGGTGAAGCCGTTAACGACAAGAAGAACATCGAATTCGCCGTCGGCGACATGACCAAGATCGCCGGCCAGAAGCCGATGGTCACCCGCACCCGCAAGGCTATCGCGAACTTCAAGATCCGCGAAAACATGCCGATCGGCTGCATGGTCACCCTCCGTGGCGAACGCATGTACGACTTCCTTGATCGTCTCGTTACGATCGCCTTCCCGCGCGTCCGCGACTTCCGCGGCGTGTCTGGTCGTGCTTTTGACGGCCGCGGCAACTACAACATCGGCCTCAAGGAACAGATCATCTTCCCGGAAATCGAATACGACAAGATCGATTCGATCCGCGGCATGAACATCTCCATCACCACGACGGCTAAGACCGACGAAGAAGCCAAGGCTCTCCTCGCTGGTTTCAGCTTCCCGTTCCGCAACTGAGGTTGACGCAAAATGGCAAAACTTGCTCTCATTAACCGCGAAGCCAAGCGCCGCGCGACGGTCGCTAAGTTCGCGGCCAAGCGCGCCGCCCTCAAGGCGATCATCAACGACGCTACCCGCTCGATGGATGAACGTCTCGAAGCCCGCGCACAGCTCGAAGCGCTGCCGCGCAACGCTTCCCCGGTCCGTCTGCGCAACCGTTGCGCGATTACCGGTCGTCCCCGTGGCAATTTCCGTAAGTTCGGTCTTTGCCGTGAAATGATTCGTGACGCCGCCATGCGCGGTGACATCCCCGGCCTCCAGAAGGCCAGCTGGTAAGCGAGGAGATTGCGAAATGAGTATGAGTGATCCGATCGCCGACATGCTGACCCGCATCCGCAACGGTCAGATGGTCGACAAGGCCGCGGTGGTTATGCCTTCCTCCAAGCTGAAGGTTGCCATCGCCAAGGTCCTCAAGGAAGAAGGCTACATCGAAAACTACGAAGTGGCGGCTAACAACGGCAAGAACGAGCTCAACGTTACGCTCAAGTACTATGCCGGCCGTCCGGTTATCGAACGCCTCGAGCGCGTGTCCCGTCCGGGCCTGCGCATTTACAAGAACCACGACAGCATCCCCCAGGTGATGAACGGTCTCGGCATCGCGATCGTTTCGACCCCGAAGGGCGTGATGACCGATCGCGCTGCCCGCGCGGCCGGCGTCGGCGGCGAAGTTATCTGCTACGTCGCCTAACCCGAGGAGTGTGAAATGAGTCGTATCGCTAAGATCCCCGTCACCATCGCCAAGGGCGTGACCGTTACGCTCACCCCCGAATATGTGACCGTCAAGGGTCCCGTGGGCGAAGTGAAGATGCACGTCCTGCCGCTCGTCAAGGTTACCGAAGCTGAGGGCCACCTCCACTTCGAACAGCTCGATGAGTCCCGTGAGTCCAACGCCAACGTCGGCACGATGCGTGCCCTCGTCAATGACATGGTGAAGGGCTGCTCGGTCGGCTTCGAAAAGCGCCTCGCCCTCGTCGGCGTGGGCTATCGTGCCCAGGCTCAGGGTGACAAGCTCAATCTGTCGCTTGGCTTCTCGCATCCGGTTGTGCACCACATGCCCGCCGGCATCAAGGTTGAGACGCCCACCCCGACTGAAATCATCATCAAGGGTGCTGACAAGCAGAAGGTTGGTCAGACGGCTGCTGAAGTTCGCGCTTATCGTTCCCCCGAACCCTATAAGGGAAAGGGTGTCCGTTATGCGAATGAGCATGTCGTGATCAAGGAAACCAAGAAGAAGTAATTCGGACGTTAGAAGATGATCAACAAGAAACAAAGCCGCCTGCGTCGCGCCCGCGCCACGCGCGCCCGCATTCTGCTGCAGAAGGTCGATCGCCTGACGGTCCATCGTACCAATCTGCACATCTACGCCAGCATCATTTCGGCCGACAATGGCCGCACGCTCTGCTCCGCCTCCACGGTCGAGCCGGAAGTGCGCGCTCAGCTCGCCAACCAGACTGGCCGTGGCGGCAACGTCGCCGCTGCCAAGCTCGTTGGTGCTCGCATCGCCGAAAAGGCGAAGGCTGCCGGTATTGAAACCTGCGCCTTCGATCGCTCTGGCTACCGTTACCACGGCCGTGTCGCCGCGCTTGCTGAAGCTGCGCGCGAAGCCGGCCTCAAGTTCTAACCGAGGTGCTGGCAATGGCTAAGGTTCAAGGTAAAAACGCGGTCGAAGAACAGGACGACGGCCTGCGTGAAAAGATGATCGCGGTCAACCGCGTCAGCAAGACCGTCAAGGGCGGCCGTATTCTCGCTTTCGCGGCGCTCACGGTTGTGGGCGACGGCGACGGCTCCATCGGCATGGGCACGGGCAAGTCCCGCGAAGTGCCGCAGTCCGTTACGAAGGCCATGGAACGCGCTCGTCACACGATGAAGCGCGTCCCGCTCAAGAACGGCACGCTGCATCACGCCGTTGAAGGCCGTCATGGCGCCTCCCGCGTCATCATGATGCCGGCTCCGGAAGGTTCCGGCGTCATCGCCGGCGGCCCGATGCGCGCCGTCTGCGACGCTGTCGGCATCCGCAACGTTGTTGCGAAGGCCTACGGCTCGACCAATCCGTACAACCTCGTCCGTGCGACGCTCAACGCCCTCGAAAACCTCCGCTCGCCCGCTGAAATCGCGGCCAAGCGCGGTAAGACGGTCGAAGAGCTGCTCGGCTAATCCGGAGTCCAAGACATGTCCGAAAAGAAGACCATCAAGGTCACTCTGGTGAAGAGCCCGATCGGGACGAACGCGGATCACCGCGCC of Sutterella faecalis contains these proteins:
- the rplX gene encoding 50S ribosomal protein L24, whose translation is MQRIRKGDQVVVIAGRDRGTKGTVLARVDDRHVLVEGVNVVKKAVRPNPTLGIEGGIVDKTLPIDQSNVMLVNPETGKGERIGFKEVDGKKVRVFKSNGAVVGAKAE
- the rplE gene encoding 50S ribosomal protein L5 — its product is MSRFSSLYHDTIVPELMKKFGYKTVMQVPRITKITLNMGVGEAVNDKKNIEFAVGDMTKIAGQKPMVTRTRKAIANFKIRENMPIGCMVTLRGERMYDFLDRLVTIAFPRVRDFRGVSGRAFDGRGNYNIGLKEQIIFPEIEYDKIDSIRGMNISITTTAKTDEEAKALLAGFSFPFRN
- the rpsN gene encoding 30S ribosomal protein S14, whose translation is MAKLALINREAKRRATVAKFAAKRAALKAIINDATRSMDERLEARAQLEALPRNASPVRLRNRCAITGRPRGNFRKFGLCREMIRDAAMRGDIPGLQKASW
- the rpsH gene encoding 30S ribosomal protein S8, encoding MSMSDPIADMLTRIRNGQMVDKAAVVMPSSKLKVAIAKVLKEEGYIENYEVAANNGKNELNVTLKYYAGRPVIERLERVSRPGLRIYKNHDSIPQVMNGLGIAIVSTPKGVMTDRAARAAGVGGEVICYVA
- the rplF gene encoding 50S ribosomal protein L6 yields the protein MSRIAKIPVTIAKGVTVTLTPEYVTVKGPVGEVKMHVLPLVKVTEAEGHLHFEQLDESRESNANVGTMRALVNDMVKGCSVGFEKRLALVGVGYRAQAQGDKLNLSLGFSHPVVHHMPAGIKVETPTPTEIIIKGADKQKVGQTAAEVRAYRSPEPYKGKGVRYANEHVVIKETKKK
- the rplR gene encoding 50S ribosomal protein L18 → MNKKQSRLRRARATRARILLQKVDRLTVHRTNLHIYASIISADNGRTLCSASTVEPEVRAQLANQTGRGGNVAAAKLVGARIAEKAKAAGIETCAFDRSGYRYHGRVAALAEAAREAGLKF
- the rpsE gene encoding 30S ribosomal protein S5; amino-acid sequence: MAKVQGKNAVEEQDDGLREKMIAVNRVSKTVKGGRILAFAALTVVGDGDGSIGMGTGKSREVPQSVTKAMERARHTMKRVPLKNGTLHHAVEGRHGASRVIMMPAPEGSGVIAGGPMRAVCDAVGIRNVVAKAYGSTNPYNLVRATLNALENLRSPAEIAAKRGKTVEELLG